One region of Mucilaginibacter sp. 14171R-50 genomic DNA includes:
- a CDS encoding M1 family metallopeptidase: protein MIIPYLMKKNSRTIFTSLCLLALSFGAKAQTSGGKLKPEQAIMDVRHYTIALNCNFATKSVDGSTIVDVIMAQPTKVLMLDLMDSLHVSAITVNGKKEIFDHKNGLITINMAKQLPAGKASIKVVYAGRPRIAKNPPWDDGFTWTQDSTGHQWLAVTAEGTGGKIFYPCKDHPSDEPNEGADNVDNSSEKPCCCRAGAAERGKQKG from the coding sequence ATGATCATTCCTTATCTGATGAAAAAAAACTCAAGAACTATTTTCACTTCGCTGTGCCTGCTTGCTCTAAGCTTTGGCGCAAAAGCACAAACATCGGGCGGTAAGCTGAAGCCGGAGCAGGCCATTATGGATGTTCGCCATTACACCATCGCGTTAAATTGCAACTTCGCGACAAAGTCGGTTGACGGTTCGACCATTGTAGATGTCATCATGGCGCAGCCAACCAAAGTACTGATGCTCGACCTGATGGATTCCTTGCATGTGAGCGCGATAACCGTAAACGGCAAAAAGGAGATATTTGACCACAAAAATGGATTAATTACCATTAACATGGCTAAACAACTGCCTGCCGGTAAAGCAAGCATAAAGGTTGTTTACGCCGGCCGGCCGCGCATTGCCAAAAATCCGCCCTGGGACGATGGCTTCACCTGGACACAGGATTCAACCGGCCATCAATGGCTGGCCGTAACCGCCGAAGGCACAGGCGGCAAAATATTTTACCCCTGTAAAGACCATCCCAGCGATGAGCCTAATGAAGGCGCTGATAATGTTGATAACAGTTCCGAAAAACCTTGTTGTTGCCGGGCCGGGGCTGCTGAAAGGGGTAAGCAAAAAGGGTAA
- a CDS encoding energy transducer TonB, translating into MKAFWILVSLLFAADRSFSQSQKKDSTLSSTITNCVFVNDPQFPGGEAALLKYFSKNIKHPKIDKPLRRIILAFFIEVDGKLTNARILRSSDNTEIDKEVLRIAAASPKWSPATTGGKTIRVQYSMPLIIETSSE; encoded by the coding sequence ATGAAAGCGTTTTGGATTCTCGTATCGTTGTTATTCGCAGCAGACAGGTCATTTTCTCAATCACAAAAAAAGGATAGCACCTTATCTTCTACTATAACTAATTGTGTTTTTGTTAACGATCCGCAATTTCCGGGAGGAGAAGCAGCCCTTTTAAAATATTTTTCTAAAAACATAAAACATCCTAAAATAGATAAACCTTTAAGGAGAATAATATTAGCTTTTTTTATTGAAGTAGACGGTAAACTTACAAACGCCAGGATTTTAAGAAGTTCAGATAATACTGAAATTGACAAAGAAGTGTTGCGCATAGCAGCGGCTTCACCAAAATGGAGCCCCGCAACAACGGGTGGCAAAACCATACGGGTGCAATATTCTATGCCTTTAATTATCGAAACCTCGTCAGAATAG
- a CDS encoding polyprenyl synthetase family protein: MRKLEDLQSLIARSLSELKFPEHPAELYEPIKYILALGGKRMRPALLLMACDLFGGNVEAAIPPALAIEVFHNFTLMHDDIMDNAPKRRGKTTVHEKWNNNVAILSGDVMLIKGYELMMQVPDDKLRTILDIFNETAAGVCEGQQWDMTFETSNNINIEEYLRMIRLKTAVVLGGALKIGALIGNADIKDADLLCNFGEHLGIAFQLQDDILDVYGDPEKFGKQVGGDIISNKKTYLLIKALELTKGTDAEELTRWITFTQFNPEEKVAAVTAIYDNVNIRQYAENEMQEQATQAFEALEQINLPEEGKQYLRAFADGLLMREY, from the coding sequence ATGAGAAAACTTGAAGATCTGCAGTCCTTGATCGCACGCTCCTTGTCTGAACTGAAATTTCCTGAACACCCGGCAGAATTATACGAACCTATTAAATATATACTTGCTTTGGGCGGCAAGCGTATGCGCCCTGCCCTGCTGCTGATGGCCTGCGATTTGTTTGGGGGGAATGTGGAGGCTGCAATACCCCCGGCGCTTGCGATAGAGGTGTTTCATAACTTTACGCTGATGCACGATGATATTATGGACAACGCGCCAAAAAGGCGCGGTAAAACCACCGTTCACGAAAAGTGGAACAACAATGTGGCTATATTATCTGGCGATGTAATGCTCATAAAGGGCTACGAACTGATGATGCAGGTACCTGATGATAAACTCCGTACGATCCTGGATATTTTTAATGAAACAGCAGCCGGTGTATGCGAAGGCCAGCAGTGGGATATGACCTTTGAGACCAGTAATAACATCAATATCGAGGAGTATTTGCGCATGATTCGCCTTAAAACAGCTGTGGTGCTGGGTGGTGCCTTAAAAATAGGCGCGCTTATTGGCAATGCTGATATTAAAGATGCCGACCTGCTGTGCAATTTTGGCGAGCACCTGGGCATAGCCTTCCAGCTGCAGGATGATATTTTGGACGTTTACGGCGACCCCGAAAAGTTTGGAAAGCAGGTTGGCGGCGATATTATTTCCAATAAAAAAACATACCTGCTGATAAAGGCGCTGGAATTAACTAAAGGTACTGACGCGGAAGAATTAACCCGGTGGATAACCTTCACACAGTTTAACCCCGAAGAGAAAGTGGCTGCTGTAACCGCTATCTATGATAACGTAAATATCCGCCAGTATGCCGAAAACGAAATGCAGGAACAGGCTACACAAGCCTTTGAAGCGCTTGAACAGATAAACCTGCCGGAAGAAGGTAAACAATACCTTCGCGCTTTTGCAGATGGGTTGCTGATGAGGGAATATTAG
- the rnr gene encoding ribonuclease R gives MSKNKKNKSSINQVLTQMVLDIFEQNGNTPLNHKQVSAKLNVRDPDARGVILDILKDEAFKGVLKEISPGKFQLLELKTFIEGKVDLTNDGSAFIVTDDEFESDIYVAPRKLRNALNGDRVKVYVYAKSRGKRKEGEVIEILHRHKMEFTGVVRLSEHYAFFLADDRKMMHDIFIPLSELNGAKNGIKAVAEITDWPAGAKNPVGRIKYVLGEQGENDTEMNAILAEYGFPLSFPAEVEREAEAISSDITADEIAGRRDFRDVLTFTIDPFDAKDFDDALSFKKLDNGNYEVGVHIADVSHYIIPDSALDKEAYERGTSVYLVDRVIPMLPERLSNGLCSLRPKEDKLCFAAVFELDNNANVIDQWFGKTVIHSDRRFTYEEVQEVIETKTGDYIEEIEKLNALAHKLRERKFKAGAISFETTEVKFKLDETGKPIGVYVKERKDAHKLIEDFMLLANRKVAEHVSKMGKGKHKYTFVYRVHDTPKPDALANFAQFAARFGYRINTKSDKETARSLNFLMEDVEGKKEQNVLTQLAIRSMAKAIYTTKSSSHYGLAFDHYTHFTSPIRRYPDVMVHRLLQHYLTGGQSANAEHYEELCKHSSQMEKKAADAERSSVKYKQAEYLKDQVGNVFSGIISGVTEWGMYVEIVDNKCEGMIRLRDISDDFYTLDEKNYAIIGQRKKKVYQLGDEVQIRVKNVDLTKKQIDFSLVNN, from the coding sequence ATGTCAAAAAATAAAAAAAATAAATCTTCTATAAACCAGGTGCTCACGCAAATGGTGCTCGATATATTTGAACAAAACGGTAATACGCCGTTAAACCATAAACAAGTTTCAGCCAAATTAAACGTACGTGACCCTGACGCCCGCGGCGTTATTCTTGATATTTTGAAAGATGAAGCCTTTAAAGGTGTACTTAAAGAAATATCTCCCGGTAAATTTCAGCTGCTTGAGCTGAAAACCTTTATCGAGGGTAAGGTTGACCTGACAAACGACGGTTCGGCATTTATTGTTACCGACGATGAATTTGAAAGTGATATTTACGTTGCCCCCCGTAAACTGCGTAACGCCTTAAACGGCGATCGTGTAAAGGTTTACGTATATGCCAAAAGCCGTGGTAAGCGTAAAGAAGGCGAGGTAATAGAAATATTGCATCGCCATAAAATGGAATTTACGGGTGTTGTGCGTTTATCAGAACATTACGCGTTTTTCCTGGCAGACGACAGGAAGATGATGCATGATATTTTTATCCCGCTGAGCGAACTGAACGGTGCGAAGAACGGCATAAAGGCGGTAGCCGAGATCACCGATTGGCCGGCAGGCGCTAAAAACCCGGTTGGCCGTATTAAATATGTACTGGGCGAACAGGGCGAGAACGATACCGAGATGAACGCCATACTGGCCGAATATGGCTTCCCCCTATCCTTCCCTGCCGAGGTTGAACGCGAAGCCGAAGCGATATCAAGCGATATTACTGCCGATGAAATTGCCGGTCGCCGGGATTTCAGAGATGTGCTGACGTTCACCATCGACCCTTTTGATGCCAAGGATTTTGATGATGCGCTATCCTTTAAAAAGCTGGATAACGGCAACTACGAGGTTGGCGTGCATATTGCCGACGTATCGCACTATATCATCCCCGATTCGGCTTTGGATAAGGAAGCTTATGAGCGCGGCACATCAGTGTACCTGGTAGACAGGGTTATCCCCATGCTGCCCGAAAGATTATCCAATGGTCTTTGCTCGCTTCGCCCAAAAGAAGACAAGCTTTGCTTTGCGGCAGTTTTTGAATTAGATAATAATGCCAACGTTATTGACCAATGGTTTGGCAAAACGGTTATCCATTCTGACAGGCGCTTTACTTATGAAGAAGTGCAAGAGGTTATTGAGACCAAAACCGGCGATTATATTGAAGAAATAGAAAAGTTAAACGCACTTGCCCACAAGCTGCGCGAACGAAAGTTTAAGGCGGGCGCCATTAGCTTTGAAACTACCGAGGTTAAATTTAAGCTGGATGAAACAGGCAAGCCTATTGGTGTTTATGTAAAGGAACGGAAAGACGCACATAAGCTGATTGAAGATTTTATGCTGCTGGCAAACCGTAAGGTTGCCGAACATGTAAGCAAAATGGGCAAAGGCAAGCATAAATACACCTTTGTTTACCGCGTGCATGATACGCCCAAGCCCGATGCACTTGCAAACTTCGCGCAGTTTGCAGCAAGGTTTGGCTACCGGATAAATACAAAATCTGACAAGGAAACCGCCCGCTCCCTTAACTTTTTAATGGAAGATGTAGAAGGTAAAAAAGAGCAGAACGTACTTACTCAACTGGCAATACGCTCAATGGCTAAAGCAATTTACACCACGAAAAGCAGCAGCCATTACGGTTTGGCGTTCGACCATTACACACACTTTACGTCGCCCATACGCCGCTACCCGGATGTAATGGTGCACCGGTTATTGCAACATTACCTTACCGGCGGCCAAAGCGCCAATGCCGAGCATTACGAAGAATTGTGTAAGCATAGCTCGCAGATGGAGAAAAAAGCAGCAGATGCAGAACGGTCGTCAGTTAAATATAAACAGGCCGAATATCTTAAAGACCAGGTTGGGAATGTATTTTCCGGTATCATTTCGGGTGTTACCGAATGGGGTATGTACGTAGAAATAGTTGATAACAAATGTGAAGGTATGATACGCCTGCGCGATATAAGCGATGATTTCTATACTTTAGACGAGAAAAATTACGCCATTATCGGCCAGCGTAAAAAGAAAGTTTACCAGCTTGGCGATGAGGTGCAAATTAGGGTAAAAAACGTTGACCTGACCAAAAAACAGATAGACTTTTCATTAGTAAATAATTAA
- a CDS encoding MFS transporter, with translation MEAKNNPKTIRAWAMFDWANSAYNLVITTTVFPTYYVIITENAANGNRVNFFGHSFINTALTNYALAAAYMVMVLLLPILSSIADYRGNKKVFMQFFTLLGSLACCGLFFFNAQRIEWGVICFALAAIGYAGGFVFYNSYLPEIATLDMQDKVSAKGFTYGYIGSVLLQLVCFAFVLSPGTFGITDKALPAQISFLLVGLWWIGFASIPFSVLPKGSPNALTHQHNIIKGGFIELGKVWVKIKSMPLLKRYLPSFFFYSMGVQTIMLVATAFAAKELHMKTPELIAIILIIQIVAIGGATLMSRLSDKFGNVRVLIFVVFMWIGICIAAYFTTTSTQFYIIAVIVGLVMGGIQSLSRSTYSKFLPQDIPDTASFFSFYDVTEKLAIVGGLFSFGFIEELTGDMRNSTLVLGLFFVIGLLLLFSLLTTERKVQKNS, from the coding sequence ATGGAAGCAAAAAACAACCCTAAAACCATCCGCGCCTGGGCCATGTTCGATTGGGCCAACTCGGCGTATAACCTGGTCATCACAACCACCGTTTTCCCTACATATTATGTAATTATAACCGAAAACGCAGCTAACGGCAACCGGGTAAACTTTTTTGGTCATAGTTTTATAAACACAGCGCTTACCAATTATGCCCTGGCTGCAGCCTATATGGTTATGGTGCTTTTATTACCTATACTAAGCTCGATAGCCGATTATCGTGGCAACAAAAAAGTATTTATGCAATTTTTTACGCTGCTGGGTTCTTTAGCTTGTTGCGGTTTGTTCTTTTTTAACGCGCAGCGTATAGAGTGGGGGGTAATTTGTTTTGCACTGGCTGCCATTGGCTACGCCGGCGGATTTGTGTTTTATAACTCGTACCTCCCCGAAATTGCAACGCTTGATATGCAGGACAAGGTGAGCGCCAAAGGTTTTACTTACGGCTACATAGGCAGTGTGCTGTTGCAGCTTGTTTGCTTTGCCTTTGTATTAAGTCCCGGCACATTCGGTATAACAGATAAGGCACTTCCGGCACAAATTTCCTTTCTTTTAGTAGGTTTATGGTGGATAGGGTTCGCTTCCATTCCTTTTTCGGTACTGCCCAAGGGAAGCCCTAATGCGCTTACCCATCAGCATAACATTATTAAAGGCGGTTTTATCGAGCTGGGAAAGGTGTGGGTGAAGATAAAGAGTATGCCTTTGTTAAAACGGTATTTGCCGTCGTTCTTTTTTTACTCGATGGGCGTGCAAACCATTATGCTGGTTGCCACGGCGTTTGCCGCTAAAGAGCTTCATATGAAAACGCCGGAATTGATCGCTATCATCCTCATTATTCAGATCGTGGCTATTGGTGGGGCTACACTAATGTCGCGCCTGTCAGACAAGTTTGGCAATGTAAGGGTATTAATATTTGTAGTATTTATGTGGATAGGCATTTGTATAGCAGCTTACTTTACCACTACATCAACCCAATTTTACATTATCGCGGTGATAGTAGGCCTGGTTATGGGTGGTATCCAGTCGCTTTCGCGGTCAACCTACTCCAAGTTTTTACCGCAGGACATCCCAGATACCGCCTCGTTCTTCAGCTTTTACGATGTTACCGAAAAACTGGCTATTGTGGGCGGTTTGTTCAGCTTTGGTTTTATTGAAGAGTTAACCGGCGATATGCGCAACTCTACTTTGGTTTTGGGCTTATTCTTTGTTATAGGGCTGCTATTGTTGTTTTCTTTATTAACAACAGAACGGAAAGTTCAAAAAAATTCATGA
- a CDS encoding (Fe-S)-binding protein has protein sequence MTIELFVPCFIDQLYPDTAFNTVKVLEKAGCTVNYNPEQTCCGQPAFNAGFWDEAKTVGSKFLNDFHEDSVIVSPSASCTGMVRNYYNDLFTNTTSHNKCRNIQSNIYELSDFLVNILQVDYFGAELDGRAVYHDSCAGLRECKIKDEPRQLLSKVLGLEMVDLKDNETCCGFGGTFSVKFDAIATAMAQQKVDNALAAKADYIISTDASCLLHLQGYIDKNNLPIKTIHIADVLAHGWGNV, from the coding sequence ATGACAATTGAATTATTTGTCCCGTGTTTTATAGATCAGTTGTACCCCGATACCGCTTTTAATACTGTAAAAGTGCTTGAAAAAGCTGGCTGTACTGTTAATTATAACCCCGAGCAAACTTGTTGTGGCCAGCCGGCATTTAATGCCGGTTTCTGGGATGAAGCCAAAACCGTAGGCAGTAAATTCCTGAACGATTTTCATGAAGACAGCGTTATTGTATCGCCCTCAGCATCGTGCACGGGTATGGTACGCAATTATTATAACGACCTGTTTACCAATACCACATCGCATAATAAGTGCCGCAATATCCAAAGCAATATTTATGAACTGAGTGATTTTTTGGTGAACATATTACAGGTAGATTATTTCGGCGCCGAACTGGACGGCCGTGCGGTTTACCACGATAGCTGCGCCGGCCTGCGCGAATGCAAAATCAAAGACGAGCCCCGCCAACTGCTATCGAAAGTATTGGGCCTGGAAATGGTGGATTTAAAAGATAATGAAACCTGCTGCGGCTTTGGCGGCACATTTTCGGTTAAGTTTGATGCCATCGCCACAGCTATGGCGCAGCAAAAGGTTGATAACGCACTTGCCGCAAAAGCTGACTATATCATCTCTACAGACGCGTCGTGCCTGCTGCATCTGCAAGGGTATATCGATAAAAACAACCTGCCCATTAAAACTATCCACATAGCCGATGTGCTGGCGCATGGGTGGGGGAACGTGTGA
- a CDS encoding MBL fold metallo-hydrolase, with product MKLTIHGAARQVTGSMHLLQAGQYKILIDCGLDYEKDHNIQVNEDFGFRPEEIDVVILTHAHIDHSGNLPTLVRMGFNGQILCTPPTADLTELLLIDSVNIFLAKSEKSNGRKRRRHKHSGGGPQPLYLQKHVMDTVDRFVTIGFNKPFRITGDIELTFIPAGHLLGAAAAVLKINDEGVEKSIAFTGDIGRKNYPVLNDPDPLPQVDYIVSESTYGGRMHTKGKSVQETLIETIEKVCVAEQGRLIIPAFSIGRTQSLVFALNKIFNNGLLPRIPVFVDSPMAARATGLYRKHHSLVNPEAQEFYNKQGDEFDFENLTYVETLKDSRQVSNYYEPCIIISSAGMLEGGRIQDHLFYNIQNYYCTILFIGYCAKGTLGYRLLRGDAIVHIKDRDLAVYATIKQTDVLSAHGDHEDLINNIKGQDPHQLKGVYLVHGEASSMQAMADALEQDGYKVTIPEKGVAYEL from the coding sequence ATGAAACTAACCATACACGGCGCCGCGCGCCAGGTAACCGGCAGCATGCATTTGCTGCAGGCGGGCCAATATAAGATACTGATAGACTGCGGCCTTGACTACGAGAAAGACCATAACATACAAGTTAACGAAGACTTTGGCTTTCGTCCCGAAGAAATAGATGTGGTTATCCTTACCCACGCCCATATCGACCACTCGGGCAACCTGCCCACGCTGGTGCGCATGGGCTTTAACGGGCAGATACTTTGCACCCCGCCTACTGCCGATTTGACCGAACTGTTATTGATAGACTCGGTAAATATATTCTTAGCTAAATCGGAAAAAAGCAATGGCCGTAAACGGCGCAGGCATAAACACAGCGGCGGCGGCCCGCAGCCGCTTTACCTGCAAAAGCATGTAATGGATACTGTAGATCGTTTTGTCACAATCGGCTTCAATAAACCTTTCCGTATAACCGGCGATATCGAACTTACATTTATACCGGCGGGTCACCTGCTTGGCGCTGCCGCCGCCGTTTTAAAAATAAACGATGAAGGGGTAGAAAAATCCATTGCATTTACCGGTGATATAGGTCGTAAAAATTACCCGGTACTAAACGACCCCGACCCCCTGCCGCAGGTAGATTATATCGTGTCGGAATCTACCTACGGCGGCAGGATGCACACCAAAGGTAAATCTGTACAGGAAACGCTGATTGAAACCATCGAAAAGGTTTGTGTTGCAGAGCAAGGGCGATTGATTATCCCGGCGTTCAGTATCGGCCGAACACAATCGTTGGTGTTCGCGTTAAATAAGATATTTAATAATGGTTTGCTGCCCAGGATTCCCGTTTTTGTGGATAGCCCAATGGCTGCGCGCGCCACCGGTTTATACCGTAAACACCACAGCCTGGTAAACCCCGAAGCGCAGGAATTTTACAATAAACAAGGTGACGAATTCGATTTTGAGAATCTTACCTATGTGGAGACCTTAAAGGACAGCAGGCAGGTATCAAATTATTACGAGCCGTGCATTATCATTTCATCAGCAGGGATGCTGGAAGGCGGACGTATTCAGGACCACCTGTTCTATAATATCCAAAATTACTATTGTACTATTCTGTTTATAGGCTATTGCGCAAAAGGCACGCTGGGTTACCGCCTGCTTCGCGGTGACGCTATAGTACATATCAAGGACCGTGACCTAGCCGTTTACGCCACCATTAAACAAACGGACGTTTTAAGCGCCCACGGCGATCATGAAGACCTTATCAATAACATTAAAGGCCAGGACCCCCATCAGCTAAAAGGCGTCTACTTGGTGCACGGCGAGGCAAGCAGTATGCAGGCCATGGCCGATGCATTGGAACAGGATGGTTATAAAGTAACTATCCCCGAGAAGGGTGTAGCATACGAGTTGTAA
- the serC gene encoding 3-phosphoserine/phosphohydroxythreonine transaminase, producing the protein MKHNFGAGPGILPQEVLKQAAAAVIDFNGTGLSLLEISHRSPEFEAVLNEAVSLVKELFNLPEGYSVLFLQGGASTQFALAPYNLLPEGGKAAYLETGVWANKAVKEAKFFGDTEVVATSKESNFTYIPTNYKIPEDAAYFHVTSNNTIYGTQMHRFPKSPIPVVCDMSSDIFSRTINVADFGLIYAGAQKNMGPAGVTLVIVKDDLLGKTGRKIPAMFNYQVQIEGGSMYNTPPCFAIYVSMLTLKWLKAKGGVSAIEVENNEKAKVLYEEIDRNPFFKAVAAPEDRSRMNVCFVAENPEHEKPFLKLCEEKGIVGLKGHRSVGGFRASIYNALPITSVYVLIDAMREFADKNK; encoded by the coding sequence ATGAAACATAATTTCGGTGCCGGCCCCGGCATATTACCACAAGAAGTTTTAAAACAGGCTGCTGCGGCAGTAATTGATTTTAACGGAACCGGTCTTTCCCTGCTCGAGATCTCGCACCGATCACCGGAGTTTGAAGCCGTATTAAACGAAGCTGTAAGCCTCGTAAAGGAACTTTTCAACCTTCCGGAAGGATATTCTGTTTTGTTTTTACAAGGGGGTGCAAGTACACAGTTTGCATTAGCGCCCTACAACCTGTTACCTGAAGGCGGTAAGGCCGCTTACCTGGAAACCGGTGTATGGGCTAACAAGGCCGTTAAAGAAGCTAAATTTTTCGGCGATACAGAGGTGGTTGCTACATCAAAGGAAAGTAACTTTACTTATATCCCCACAAATTATAAAATACCCGAAGATGCGGCGTACTTTCACGTAACATCAAACAACACCATTTATGGTACGCAAATGCATCGTTTCCCCAAATCGCCAATACCGGTGGTTTGCGATATGTCGTCAGATATATTCAGCCGTACAATAAACGTTGCCGACTTTGGCTTGATATATGCCGGTGCTCAGAAAAATATGGGCCCTGCGGGTGTTACACTGGTAATTGTTAAAGATGACCTGCTGGGTAAAACCGGCCGTAAAATACCGGCCATGTTTAATTACCAGGTGCAGATTGAAGGGGGATCGATGTATAACACACCACCTTGTTTTGCTATATACGTATCTATGCTTACTCTTAAGTGGTTAAAAGCAAAGGGCGGCGTTTCGGCTATCGAGGTAGAGAACAACGAGAAGGCAAAGGTACTTTACGAGGAAATTGACCGTAACCCGTTTTTTAAGGCTGTTGCCGCCCCCGAAGACCGTTCGCGCATGAACGTTTGTTTTGTTGCCGAAAACCCCGAGCACGAAAAGCCTTTCCTGAAACTATGCGAAGAAAAAGGCATAGTAGGGTTAAAGGGCCACAGGAGCGTAGGCGGTTTCCGTGCTTCAATATACAACGCGTTGCCAATAACCAGCGTTTATGTACTGATTGATGCCATGCGCGAATTTGCAGATAAAAATAAGTAA
- a CDS encoding D-2-hydroxyacid dehydrogenase, producing the protein MIKILANDGIDPIGKKMLEDAGFFVETNNIPQDELPVRLQEFDAITVRSATKVRAALIDACPNLKLIGRGGVGVDNIDVDYAKQKGIGVYNTPASSSLSVAELVFAQLFTGVRFLHDSNRKMPVEGGTKFNDLKKAYAKGVELRGKTLGIVGFGRIGREVAKIAIGVGMDVIAYDLHPFNPEVEIVLGTGGTKVNVTVKTSTLDEIIKTADFITLHTPFIDKALIGAEELAQMKKGVKLINISRGGLIDELALIEALNSGQVSYAALDVFDNEPTPRAEILAHPKISLTPHIGAATNEAQERIGVELASLIIGHFNK; encoded by the coding sequence ATGATCAAAATATTAGCTAACGACGGTATCGACCCGATTGGAAAAAAAATGTTGGAAGATGCCGGATTTTTTGTAGAAACCAATAATATCCCTCAGGATGAATTGCCCGTACGTTTACAGGAGTTTGATGCCATAACCGTGCGTAGCGCTACCAAAGTGCGCGCAGCTTTAATTGATGCTTGTCCAAACCTTAAGCTTATTGGCCGCGGTGGGGTAGGTGTTGATAATATTGATGTAGACTACGCGAAGCAAAAAGGCATTGGCGTGTACAATACGCCGGCTTCATCTTCATTATCAGTTGCCGAACTGGTTTTCGCGCAGCTTTTTACAGGCGTACGTTTTCTGCACGATAGCAACCGCAAAATGCCGGTTGAAGGTGGCACTAAATTCAACGACCTGAAAAAAGCCTATGCCAAGGGTGTTGAACTGCGCGGTAAAACATTGGGTATTGTTGGCTTTGGCCGCATCGGTCGCGAAGTTGCAAAAATCGCGATAGGGGTAGGTATGGATGTGATTGCTTACGACCTGCACCCTTTTAACCCGGAAGTTGAGATTGTTTTAGGTACGGGCGGCACAAAAGTCAATGTAACTGTTAAAACTTCAACGCTCGACGAGATCATCAAAACAGCCGATTTTATAACCCTGCATACACCATTTATTGACAAAGCCCTGATTGGTGCCGAAGAACTTGCGCAAATGAAAAAGGGTGTTAAACTCATCAATATTTCGCGCGGCGGGTTAATTGACGAACTGGCGTTGATAGAAGCTTTAAATAGCGGGCAGGTATCATATGCGGCTTTGGATGTGTTTGATAACGAGCCGACGCCTCGTGCCGAGATCCTGGCCCATCCTAAAATTTCACTAACCCCGCACATCGGCGCCGCTACAAACGAGGCCCAGGAGCGTATAGGTGTTGAACTGGCCAGCCTGATCATAGGCCACTTTAATAAGTAG
- a CDS encoding DinB family protein: protein MRIILPPKPGDYPPYATMYMKLIPTDGLILKYLQNNFYRVKELIYSLSEERLLHRYAPGKWSIKEVLVHIIDDERIFAYRALRFARNEQQNLIGFDQDSYARYSGADKRDLDNIFDEYEAVRKATIALFNGLPEEAFDRMGHGTGTANDATVRALAYHIAGHEMHHYNLIRSKYLTI from the coding sequence ATGAGAATAATCCTGCCACCCAAGCCAGGTGATTACCCGCCATATGCTACCATGTATATGAAGCTGATACCAACAGATGGCTTAATACTAAAGTATCTTCAAAATAACTTTTACCGGGTAAAAGAATTGATCTATTCGCTATCCGAAGAGCGTTTGCTTCACCGTTACGCTCCGGGCAAATGGAGTATCAAAGAGGTGCTGGTGCACATTATTGATGATGAAAGAATATTTGCTTATCGTGCGCTGCGCTTTGCGCGTAACGAGCAGCAAAACCTGATAGGCTTTGACCAGGATAGCTATGCCAGATACTCTGGCGCGGATAAGCGGGACCTGGACAATATTTTTGACGAATACGAGGCTGTACGTAAAGCCACCATAGCCTTATTCAACGGCCTGCCCGAAGAAGCCTTCGACAGGATGGGGCACGGCACAGGTACCGCTAATGATGCTACCGTAAGGGCATTGGCCTACCACATAGCCGGCCACGAAATGCACCATTATAACTTGATAAGAAGTAAGTATTTGACGATATAG